The following proteins are encoded in a genomic region of Gossypium hirsutum isolate 1008001.06 chromosome D05, Gossypium_hirsutum_v2.1, whole genome shotgun sequence:
- the LOC107932722 gene encoding GDSL esterase/lipase At5g55050 codes for MVKMDGNNFIFFLTICVLSWRMELLKAQMVPAVYVFGDSLVDVGNNNFLPVSFAKANFPHNGVDFPTRKPTGRFCNGKNAADLLAEKLGLPSSPPYLSLSVNNITSHLTGASFASGGAGIFNSTDHVFGQAIPLSNQVDDFMSLNKILLMKLGSSAAQNHTSKSLFAFVIGSNDLFDYFGSPNLRKQNTPQQYVDLMVTTLKQQLMRLYAVGARRFFLGGVGAIGCIPVERVKNKSHGCNAEHNFWAVEYNDGLKAMLNELKSKLRGFNYSFFDTYGIMQTITQNASTYGFNEVEAACCGLGELRAIVPCLPFVTQCSNRTDHMFWDLYHPTEATTGIVVDTLFDGPSRYCVPINVRQLVSG; via the exons ATGGTGAAAATGGATGGgaataacttcatcttcttcctcactATATGTGTATTGAGTTGGAGAATGGAGTTATTGAAAGCTCAAATGGTGCCGGCGGTGTATGTGTTCGGAGATTCGTTGGTTGATGTCGGGAACAACAATTTTTTACCTGTTTCATTCGCTAAGGCAAATTTTCCACACAACGGTGTTGATTTTCCGACCCGAAAACCGACCGGAAGGTTTTGTAATGGCAAAAATGCTGCTGATTTGCTTG CTGAAAAATTAGGGTTACCAAGTTCACCACCCTATCTTTCTTTGTCAGTCAACAATATTACTTCCCACTTAACCGGTGCTAGCTTCGCCTCGGGCGGTGCCGGAATCTTCAACAGCACCGATCATGTCTTT GGTCAAGCAATACCACTGTCAAACCAAGTGGACGATTTCATGTCGCTGAATAAAATCCTCCTGATGAAGCTGGGAAGTTCTGCAGCACAAAATCACACGTCAAAATCTCTGTTCGCTTTTGTTATTGGGAGTAACGATCTCTTCGATTACTTTGGATCTCCAAATCTTAGAAAGCAGAACACCCCACAGCAATATGTAGATTTGATGGTTACCACTCTAAAACAACAACTCATG AGACTCTACGCAGTGGGTGCACGGAGATTCTTTTTGGGTGGTGTAGGAGCCATAGGATGCATCCCGGTAGAAAGAGTTAAAAACAAAAGCCATGGATGCAATGCAGAACATAATTTTTGGGCTGTCGAGTACAATGATGGGCTAAAGGCAatgttaaatgaattaaaatccAAGCTTCGAGGCTTCAACTACTCGTTCTTTGATACTTATGGTATCATGCAAACCATCACCCAAAACGCATCTACTTACG GGTTCAATGAGGTAGAAGCTGCTTGTTGTGGACTTGGTGAATTGAGAGCTATAGTTCCTTGTTTACCGTTTGTAACACAATGCTCCAATAGGACAGACCATATGTTTTGGGACTTGTATCATCCAACCGAGGCAACCACTGGCATTGTTGTGGATACTCTTTTTGATGGTCCGTCTCGATATTGTGTCCCAATCAATGTTCGGCAGCTAGTTTCGGGTTAA